A single Lemur catta isolate mLemCat1 chromosome 20, mLemCat1.pri, whole genome shotgun sequence DNA region contains:
- the LOC123625422 gene encoding carbohydrate sulfotransferase 6: protein MWLPRVSNSAVTALLLAQTCLLLFLVSRPGPSSPSGSEERVHVLVLSSWRSGSSFVGQLFSQHPDVFYLMEPAWHVWAALSHGSASALHMAVRDLVRSVFLCDMDVFDAYMPWRRSHNLSDLFQWAVSRALCSPPACSAFPRGAISSEAVCKPLCARRPFGLAQEACRSYSHVVLKEVRFFNLQVLYPLLRDPALNLRIVHLVRDPRAVLRSREQTVKALARDNGIVLGTNGTWVEADPGLRVVHEVCRSHVRIAEAAALKPPPFLRGRYRLVRFEDLAREPLAEIRALYAFAGLSLTPQLEAWIHNITHGTGPGARREAFQTSSRNALNVSQAWRHALPFAKIRRVQELCAGALQLLGYRPVSSEVEQRDLALDLVLPRGPSSFSWASSTSSHRVP, encoded by the coding sequence ATGTGGCTACCGCGTGTGTCCAACTCGGCGGTGACCGCACTCCTGCTGGCACAGACCTGCCTCCTGCTCTTTCTGGTCTCCCGACCAGGGCCATCATCGCCATCAGGCAGCGAGGAGCGAGTGCACGTGCTGGTGCTGTCCTCGTGGCGCTCGGGCTCGTCCTTCGTGGGCCAGCTCTTCAGCCAGCACCCCGATGTCTTCTATCTGATGGAGCCCGCTTGGCACGTGTGGGCCGCCCTGTCGCACGGCAGCGCTTCCGCGCTACACATGGCCGTGCGCGACCTGGTACGCTCCGTCTTCCTGTGCGACATGGACGTGTTCGACGCCTACATGCCCTGGCGCCGCAGCCACAACCTCTCCGACCTCTTCCAGTGGGCGGTGAGCCGCGCGCTGTGCTCGCCACCCGCCTGCAGCGCCTTCCCCCGCGGCGCCATCAGCAGCGAGGCCGTGTGCAAGCCGCTGTGCGCGCGCCGGCCCTTCGGCCTGGCGCAGGAGGCCTGCCGCTCCTACAGCCACGTGGTGCTCAAGGAGGTGCGCTTCTTCAACCTGCAGGTGCTCTACCCGCTGCTGCGCGACCCCGCGCTCAACCTGCGCATCGTGCACCTGGTGCGCGACCCGCGGGCCGTGCTGCGCTCCCGCGAGCAGACAGTCAAGGCTCTGGCGCGCGACAACGGCATCGTGCTGGGCACCAACGGCACGTGGGTGGAGGCCGACCCCGGCCTGCGGGTGGTGCACGAGGTGTGCCGCAGCCACGTGCGCATCGCCGAGGCCGCCGCGCTCAAGCCGCCGCCCTTCCTGCGCGGCCGCTACCGCCTGGTGCGCTTCGAGGACCTGGCGCGGGAGCCGCTGGCCGAGATCCGTGCGCTCTATGCCTTCGCCGGCCTCAGCCTCACGCCGCAGCTCGAGGCCTGGATCCACAACATCACGCACGGTACCGGGCCTGGCGCGCGCCGCGAAGCCTTCCAGACCTCGTCCAGGAACGCGCTCAACGTCTCCCAGGCCTGGCGCCACGCGCTGCCCTTCGCCAAGATCCGCCGCGTGCAGGAGCTGTGCGCCGGGGCGCTGCAGCTGCTGGGCTACAGGCCGGTGTCCTCTGAGGTCGAGCAGCGCGACCTGGCCCTGGATCTGGTGCTGCCACGCGGCCCCAGCAGCTTCAGCTGGGCGTCGTCCACCAGCTCACACAGGGTCCCTTAG